TTTAGCTGCATTCACCGCCGCCGAAGTTCATGCTAATGACTTATCAACATTACTAGATACAGAAGGTATTGCCATCCGTTCTGGACACCACTGTACCCAACCATTACACCGCTATCTCAAAATTCCTGCCACCGCACGCGCCAGTCTCTCTTTCTACAATACTTGTGAAGAAATTGATGTCTTCATCAAAGCCTTAAAAGAAACAATTGACTTTTTTAGTGGATTGTTCGGTGAGGAATAAGGAGCAATACACCTCCTCAAGCTATAATTAAGTCCGCGTAGGCGGACTTTGTTTATTAGCTGCGATTTATTATTGCTTAGTATTTGGGTAATATGTCTGTCACCACATCAACACTCGCTGAACAAAGAACAGTCCTGCATAACATTAGTTGGGAAACCTTTGAAACCTTACTGAAAGAAACAGGAGAAGATAGAGGTTCCCGCTTTGCTTATGAGGACGGAACTTTAGAAATAATGACCCCACTTTTTGAACATGAAAATCCTAAAATTCAGTTTGACCGTTTTATATTAGTCTTAGCTGAAGAATTAGGAATTGAAATTAAAAGCGCTGGTTCTACAACTTTAAAAAAACGTATTACAAATCGAGGCATAGAACCTGATAATTGTTTTTATATACAAACTGAGTCAAAAGTTAGAGCTAGGGAAACAATAAATTTAGAAACCGATCCTCCACCTGATCTAGCAATTGAAATTGATATTACAAATAGTTCAGTTAATAAATTTAGGATCTAT
Above is a genomic segment from Fischerella sp. JS2 containing:
- a CDS encoding Uma2 family endonuclease, which produces MSVTTSTLAEQRTVLHNISWETFETLLKETGEDRGSRFAYEDGTLEIMTPLFEHENPKIQFDRFILVLAEELGIEIKSAGSTTLKKRITNRGIEPDNCFYIQTESKVRARETINLETDPPPDLAIEIDITNSSVNKFRIYSALGVPELWRYDGEILKFYQLVEGQYTERKFSVAFSIISVSDIHRFIEQSKTIGEIALLKSFRAWVRKKIK